The proteins below come from a single Micromonas commoda chromosome 8, complete sequence genomic window:
- the CPC1 gene encoding central pair complex 1: MARCNLQPDFAKFSAKNTPDARINNYTRLQPSLAKIGVQLDTRTVTSLVREERGAATRLLSSLRMNLDAMVRDVEKAKVGTRLGQTAMSARTVPSLGVAESFRRAGAFNTARSGYDSQIARQFETTLRVNEDRPNLVMEQAHVARFAQEKYRHQERVVADHVAKKEEMLRELRDRRSRQVERFNSTRESKAANDAAAIASHRRYMSELRRMERTEVEIEMAIAEKDRLARLDRTLASKADTVDGIDEFEKNLERMREDPKTSRIKVLGKNVVEASAELTVGKIKPLTGVDPVEHLNSMQNSLPSGKIMQHFGDRYMDKVRAKAAEERDARKEREARRHKLLVDQQRTSAAFEAKKRQDDLLNALSAMSQQETRVAARLKDLEIERETMRENRQKRNNLYESQRAADYEASLRREATLAAQRRAAYKAAARAEAEDFADAELARKAAETEDVRRFCEDLVLAVCGLAGRCADFREASDCEKVPRKEWREWTHLIVEGLPLPFALPEAEEEVKETPPEVTAFDRGTTKDYLTGAGEWDPEKDEFFVEPEPEPEPELDEDGNPVEPPEPEPEPEPELDADGNPIVPVPDPELKDIFPNAALASAVFDLSMLTLPVPEIPPTLPDLAGVQVRLAVAGMPFAGKSTAVAAIAEAQRLQIINPDILVKEAMAEAAAWDAEEEARVAASRPADDADTAVDADGSGVNPVGTPAEGGAEGGAEGGADLNDDAPEPAESSSPAPRSRKVELGSVALAADGAGEPIPPDVVAALVAMAIGALAPPPPPPLTVVPEGDDHETALEAAKEADAAAMAEWRASLDAEDRKRGFVIDGFPNSHEEAAALEKALTGLDPAREEFVRGRVSIVAPMREHEVAAKATPTFISGLDAVVVLELPTEPDAQAATRRAMGRRIDAMTGKIYHLEYDPPPEDEPGLIERLQDLVPPEEARVHERMKEWGAGVEKHENWLKKFAGLRVGLDATGNVEEVADALTGVVERVLAAKAAAEVVKEASEAAAAAAAAAQTAAAAADEANAVVAACAKELLHLRKAEIQAKELVGAATAEAEEGADPPAETEGDAEPKDPAALALLAEKAAEAVAAELVKAQTAAAAADKALAEAAKAVEEANAAVKAASDSSAGAESVAEAREAAKAACEAAAAASVAAGESLESAKAAGEDVKGHVERAEAAAKAATPEEVAALDPDAPKEGEEGEGEPPADGENAPDDGEAPVEPEEQKPVPIVPVPLALADAIYEQWSGAETAYLEGMHQCFASMREERSLSLAHFVDAKKTFADFLRRPDEKMTAVREFQSKFNDVDLDHRRDPRTKGELLVRADELRDALWDVCDAKLQEAVDERKKIVEDTYVADHVVLATNHYVAMVQLELDKYAETHAVLADYYTARRLGAELKEEGPEVTAPPDVLGEENPLPVPAADGENPAPTWLKDAIELTPTLAAAVSAALEYFKSVSPPEPDPENPEEAPPEPPAEGEEPPPPKTDAERAAETSAADLEEAMAIERHTVRWRMKRIVENAVAHAKHLKRVEAKALVRLEEYLRGRYHQECSAVAALVEEIKCAVDEERELVNDLILDDVDFIVLEEELAVPDPPPQPPAPPVEPPARGPGVFTASQLANLADGLSSAAISGVMTAGECARVFARCAAVLTPADPGVPPAFSACNEGVLAAVARSFAFGDSLYCEWRPLIVSLLADMYPVVADASVERLASAAAQLAAPALAGRAAFANARKLWFLPSRADSSQVDVAAIVMRALADAFAFEPGEEGAVDVESLVLHLCASPASAEAGTRKALELAKVLAPLQLVPEARRLGHTQDGDAAEPDGTNGDGGAEGAEGADSGDAVTGTKPAPTEDGRKESPEAPIEREPTPEPPPTPEAAAARFAAMCPMSHAAVELLTRHDVRGVDVDVPALLRAGDEGGAVGLLADPATARWFSRYLVRDLHAMVKV; encoded by the coding sequence aTGGCGCGATGCAACCTTCAGCCGGACTTCGCCAAGTTCTCGGCGAAGAACACCCCGGACGCGCGGATCAACAACTACACCCGCCTCCAGCCCAGCCTAGCGAAGATCGGGGTGCAGCTGGACACGCGCACGGTGACCtcgctcgtgcgcgaggagaggggcgcggcgacgcggctgctCTCCTCGCTCAGGATGAACCTGGATGCCATGGTGAGAGACgtggagaaggccaaggtgGGGACCAGGCTCGGTCAGACGGCCATGAGCGCCAGGACCGTGCCCTCCCTCGGGGTGGCTGAATCTttccgtcgcgcgggcgctttCAACACCGCCAGGAGCGGGTACGACTCGCAAATCGCGAGGCAATTCGAGACGACGCTGCGGGTCAACGAGGACAGGCCCAACCTCGTCATGGAGcaggcgcacgtcgcgaggtTCGCCCAGGAGAAGTACCGGCATCAAGAGCGGGTGGTGGCTGATCACGTAGCGAAAAAGGAGGAGATGCTCCGGGAGCTTCGGGACCGACGGTCCCGGCAGGTGGAACGATTCAACTCCACGCGCGagtcgaaggcggcgaacgacgcggccgccatcgcgtcgcaccgGAGGTACATGAGCGAGCTTCGAAGGATGGAGCGCACCGAGGTTGAGATTGAGATGGCCATCGCCGAGAAGGATCGGCTGGCGCGGCTGGACcggacgctcgcgtccaagGCGGACACCGTGGACGGCATCGACGAGTTTGAGAAGAACCTGGAGCGCATGAGGGAAGATCCCAAGACGTCACGGATCAAGGTGCTGGGTAAGAACGTggtggaggcgagcgcggagctCACCGTGGGTAAAATCAAGCCCCTCACCGGCGTTGACCCGGTAGAGCACCTCAACTCGATGCAGAACTCTCTGCCCAGCGGTAAGATAATGCAGCACTTCGGCGACAGGTACATGGACAAGGTCCGCGCGAAGGCTGCCGAAGAAAGGGACGCGAGGAAGGAGAGGGAGGCTCGCAGGCACAAGCTCCTCGTGGACCAGCAGCGAaccagcgccgcgttcgaggcgaaGAAGCGTCAGGACGACCTCCTCaacgcgctctccgcgatGTCGCAGCAGGAAACcagggtcgccgcgcgtctcaaGGACCTGGAGATTGAGCGAGAGACGATGCGGGAGAACAGGCAGAAACGAAACAACCTGTACGAGTCccaacgcgcggcggattACGAGGCTTCGCTCAGACGGGAGGCtaccctcgcggcgcagaggAGAGCGGCGTacaaagccgccgcccgcgccgaggctgaggactTTGCCGACGCTGAGCTCGCCAGGAAGGCTGCGGAGACGGAGGACGTGCGCAGGTTCTGCGAGGACCTGGTGTTGGCCGTGTGCGGGTTGGCGGGACGGTGCGCCGACTTCAGGGAGGCGTCCGACTGCGAGAAGGTGCCGCGGAAGGAGTGGCGCGAGTGGACGCACCTCATCGTCGAGGGCCTGCCCCTCCCCTTTGCGCTccccgaggcggaggaggaggtcaaggagACACCGCCCGAGGTGACCGCGTTCGACAGAGGCACGACCAAGGACTACCtgaccggcgccggcgagtgGGACCCCGAGAAGGATGAGTTCttcgtcgagcccgagccggagcccgagcccgagctgGATGAGGATGGCAACCCCGTCGAGCCCCcagagccggagccggagcccgagcccgaactcgacgccgacggcaacCCCATCGTCCCGGTTCCCGATCCGGAACTGAAAGATATCTTtcccaacgcggcgctcgcgtccgcggtgttTGACCTCTCCATGCTCACCCTCCCGGTGCCGGAGATTCCCCCGACTCTGcccgacctcgccggcgtTCAGGTTCGcctggcggtggcgggcaTGCCCTTCGCCGGTAagtccaccgcggtggcggccatcgcggaggcgcagcgCCTGCAGATCATAAACCCCGATATCCTGGTCAAGGAGGCCatggcggaggctgcggcgtgggacgccgaggaggaggctcgcgtcgccgcgtcgcgtccggcggaTGACGCCGACACAGCTGTCGACGCGGATGGCTCGGGGGTCAACCCCGTGGGTACGCccgccgaggggggtgccgaggggggtgccgagggagGTGCCGACCTAAACGATGACGCGCCCGAGCCAGCCGAGTCCTCCTCTCCCGCGCCCCGGTCGCGCAAGGTTGAGCTTggctccgtcgcgctcgccgccgacggcgccggcgagccgatcccccccgacgtcgtcgcggctctCGTCGCCATGGCGATCGgggccctcgcgccgcccccgccgcccccgctcACGGTGGTCCCCGAGGGTGACGACCACGAGACtgcgctcgaggctgccaaggaggcggacgcggcggctatGGCCGAGTGGAGGGCTTCCCTGGACGCTGAGGACCGCAAGCGGGGGTTCGTCATCGACGGCTTTCCCAACAGTcacgaggaggcggccgcgctggagaaggCGCTCACCGGTctggaccccgcgcgcgaggagttcgtgcgcgggcgcgtgtccatcgtcgcgcccatGCGGGAGCACGAGGTTGCGGCCaaggcgacgccgacgtttATAAGCGGCTtggacgcggtcgtcgtgCTCGAGCTTCCGACGGAGCCCGACGCGCAGGCCGCGACGAGACGCGCCATGGGGCGCAGGATCGACGCCATGACCGGCAAGATCTACCACCTGGAGTACGATCCACcccccgaggacgagcccgGTCTCATCGAGCGACTCCAGGACCTCGTGCCCCCGGAGGAGGCTCGGGTGCACGAGCGCATGAAGGAGTGGGGAGCCGGCGTGGAGAAGCACGAGAACTGGCTCAAGAAATTCGCCGGCCTGCGCGTCGGTCTGGACGCCACCGGCAAcgtggaggaggtggccgACGCCCTCACCGGCGTGGTGGagcgcgtgctcgccgccaaggctgccgccgaggtggtCAAGGAGGCttccgaggccgccgccgccgccgccgcggcggcgcaaaccgccgccgccgccgccgacgaggccaacgccgtggtcgccgcgtgcgccaagGAACTCCTGCACCTGCGCAAGGCTGAGATCCAGGCCAAGGAgctcgtgggcgccgcgacggccgaggctgaggagggCGCAGATCCGCCCGCGGAGACCGAGGGGGACGCCGAGCCCAAGGACCCGGCGgctctcgcgctcctcgccgaaaaagccgccgaggctgtcgccgcggagctcgtcaaggctcagaccgccgccgccgccgcggataaGGCGCTGGCcgaggccgccaaggctgtcgAGGAGGCTAACGCGGCCGTCAAAGCCGCGTCGGAttcctcggcgggcgcggagtcCGTtgccgaggcgcgggaggctgccaaggctgcgtgcgaggcggcggcggcggcgtcggtaGCCGCCGGTGAATCTCTCGAgtcggccaaggcggcgggtgAGGACGTCAAGGGacacgtcgagcgcgccgaggctgccgccaaggctgcgacccccgaggaggtcgccgcgctggaccccgacgcgcccaaggagggagaggagggcgagggggagccccccgccgacggcgagaacgctcccgacgacggcgaggctcccgtcgagcccgaggagcaGAAACCCGTGCCCATCGTGCCCGTGCCGCTGGCTCTCGCGGATGCCATCTACGAGCAGTGGAGCGGCGCGGAGACCGCCTACCTCGAGGGTATGCACCAGTGCTTCGCGTCCATGCGCGAGGAGCGTTCGCTCTCGTTGGCGCACTTTGTGGATGCGAAGAAGACTTTCGCCGACTTTCTGCGCAGGCCCGACGAGAAGATGACCGCGGTCCGGGAGTTTCAGTCCAAGTTCAACGACGTGGACCTGGACCACAGGAGGGATCCGCGGACCAAGGGCGAGCTGCTGGTACGAGCGGACGAGCTTCGGGACGCGCTGTGGGACGTGTGCGACGCCAAACTCCAAGAGGCTGTGGACGAGCGCAAAAAGATTGTCGAAGACACATACGTCGCGGatcacgtcgtcctcgcgacgAATCACTACGTCGCCATGGTGCAGCTGGAGCTCGACAAATACGCGGAGAcgcacgccgtcctcgcagACTACTACACCGCCAGGCGTCTTGGcgcggagctcaaggaggagggTCCCGAggtgacggcgccgccggatgtgctcggcgaggagaaCCCGCTCccggtgcccgcggcggacggcgagaaccccgcgccgacgtggctcaaggacgccatcgagctcacgccgacgctcgcggcggcggtgtccgccgccttggagTACTTCAAGTCCGTCTCACCCCCCGAGCCCGACCCCGAGAACCCCGAGGAGGCACcccccgagccgcccgccgagggtgaggagccgccgccgccaaagaCGGatgcggagcgcgccgcggagacgtcggcggcggatctcGAGGAGGCCATGGCGATCGAGCGTCACACCGTCAGGTGGAGGATGAAGCGCATCGTCGagaacgccgtcgcgcacgccaAGCACCTCAAGCGCGTGGAAGCCAAGGCGCTGGTCCGCCTGGAGGAGTACCTCCGGGGCCGGTACCACCAGGAGTGcagcgcggtcgcggcgctcgtcgaggagatcaagtgcgccgtcgacgaggaacgAGAGCTCGTCAACGACctcatcctcgacgacgtggacttcatcgtcctcgaggaggagctcgccgttccggacccgccgccgcagccccCGGCGCCACCAGTggaaccccccgcgcgcggtcccgGAGTGTTCACCGCGTCGCAGCTCGCGAACCTGGCGGATGGTttgtcgtccgcggcgatatCGGGCGTGATGACCGCGGGGGAGTGCGCGAGGGTTttcgcgcggtgcgccgcGGTTCTCACCCCCGCGGATCCCGGCGTGCCCCCGGCGTTTTCCGCGTGCAACGAGGGGGTtttggcggcggtggcgaggtcgTTCGCCTTTGGGGATTCGCTGTACTGCGAGTGGCGGCCGCTCATCGTCTCGCTCTTGGCGGACATGtatcccgtcgtcgcggatgcgAGCGTGGAGAGgctggcgtccgccgccgcgcagctcgccgcccccgcgctcgccggtcgcgccgccTTTGCCAACGCCAGGAAGCTCTGGTTCCTCCCCTCGCGGGCCGATTCTTCGCAGGttgacgtcgcggcgatcgtcatgcgggcgctcgccgacgcgttcgcgttTGAaccgggcgaggagggcgccgtcgacgtcgagtcgCTCGTGCTCCACctgtgcgcgtcgcccgcgagcgcggaggcggggacgaggaaggcgctcgagctggCGAAGGTTCTCGCGCCGCTACAGCTGGTGCCCGAGGCGCGGCGATTGGGACACACGcaggacggggacgcggcggaaccTGACGGAacgaacggcgacgggggtgccgagggtgccgagggtgccgactccggcgacgcggtgacgggaACCAAGCCCGCCCCGACGGAGGATGGACGGAAGGAATCCCCGGAGGCGCCGATCGAACGCGAGCCCACGCCCGAGCCGCCCCCGaccccggaggcggcggcggcgcggttcgCCGCGATGTGCCCGAtgtcgcacgccgccgtcgagctgCTCACCAGGCACGACGTTCGAGGCGTGGACGTTGACGTGCCCGCGCTGCTTCGAGCCGGGGACGAGGGCGGGGCGGTTGGACTGCTGGccgatccggcgacggcgaggtggttCAGCCGGtacctcgtccgcgatctGCACGCGATGGTGAAGGTGTGA
- a CDS encoding predicted protein, whose translation MEATANPSMTATASFLGDTMPNAGTVSVLDPVGAKAAFGGVETEPRPTTPDEIKKFRRSTLHEPGRRVVHPGMAGDTIPTMTFGVKSVLGEPAADVMATYPRSELDQWRLERTEDVYASTRREPLGKSFVRGHHIPDKFNRTGFGQPGSVAPTSSIVKDLVFPHEGLHGDEEGGEAHRMYVKSHGNYAPGEQRNRGYAESFDRTATFGGKENDVVLEGVAKALNPLKDETQKTFSATIVNKAAEDFKATAGDELGRVRRLGAGERNVPDGFTYGAPSRRRDAPPEPDAGTLIKGDYTEEEQAPDPTIGKSMRFQGYKFDPTPVASPDRVFGVPCIRADLGPKDPQTKGLADMVNYGNDPGAGVLVNPGYGADRGVVETDLQGLLTKEELREFYEETGIALRDGEFETAFNAAVAIDGDGGDGVLHPARCSIATFQKYRMRVMRGIALGGR comes from the exons ATGGAGGCTACCGCCAACCCATccatgacggcgacggcgtccttctTGGGCGATACCATGCCCAAC GCCGGCACCGTGTCCGTGTTAGACCCCGTCGGAGCCAaggccgcgttcggcggcgtcgagaccGAACCCAGGCCCACCACCCCGGACGAGATCAAGAAGTTTCGACGGAGCACCCTGCACGAGCCCGGACGGAGGGTGGTGCACCCCGGAATGGCGGGCGATACCATCCCGACGATGACCTTCGGCGTCAAGTCCGTGCTgggcgagcccgccgcggacgtgatGGCCACCTACCCGCGGAGCGAGCTGGACCAGTGGAGGCTGGAGCGCACCGAGGATGTCTACGCGTCCACCAGGAGGGAGCCGCTCGGCAAATCCTTCGTCCGGGGGCACCACATCCCGGACAAGTTCAACCGAACCGGCTTCGGACAGCCCGGGTCCGTGGCGCCCACGTCCTCCATCGTCAAGGACCTGGTGTTCCCACACGAAGGGCTtcatggcgacgaggagggcggcgaagcgcaCAGGATGTACGTCAAGTCCCACGGCAATTACGCGCCGGGGGAACAGAGGAACCGAGGCTACGCCGAATCGTTCGACAGGACGGCCACCTTCGGAGGCAAGGAGAACGACGTGGTGCtggagggcgtcgcgaagGCGCTCAACCCGCTGAAGGACGAGACCCAAAAGACCTTCTCCGCCACCATCGTgaacaaggcggcggaggatttcaaggcgacggcgggggacgaGCTCGGTAGGGTTCGGCGACTGGGCGCGGGTGAGAGGAACGTCCCGGATGGGTTCACCTACGGAGCcccctcgcgcaggcgggacgcgccccccgagcccgacgccggcACGCTCATCAAGGGCGACtacaccgaggaggagcaggcgCCCGATCCCACCATCGGCAAGAGCATGAGGTTCCAGGGGTACAAGTTTGACCCGACGCCTGTAGCGAGCCCCGACCGAGTGTTCGGCGTCCCGTGCATCCGCGCCGACCTCGGCCCCAAGGACCCGCAGACCAAGGGACTGGCGGACATGGTCAACTACGGGAAcgacccgggcgcgggggtgctGGTGAACCCCGGGTACGGCGCGGACAGGGGGGTGGTGGAGACGGACTTGCAGGGTTTGCTGACGaaggaggagctccgcgaATTTTACGAGGAGACGGGTATCGCCCTGCGAGACGGGGAGTTTGAGACGgcgttcaacgcggcggtggccatcgacggggacggcggggacggagTGCTCCACCCCGCGAGGTGCAGCATCGCCACCTTCCAGAAGTACCGCATGCGGGTGATGCGCGGGATAGCCCTGGGCGGCCGTTAG
- a CDS encoding predicted protein, whose amino-acid sequence MADAASAPLDIKASAAASLLRDGVPGEDVGAAAGLANPNGEAWDPVSLARLADAVVRKLRAAAAADARDAGPSADDAWNEDGGEDESGDDGGWWDPESLAALLCALAGSHRGSRARLGGDIIEPKDQATLAHSLVRTHEWEHANVGDLLWCIHACTSGDSSPLTSMDRVEEAAEVVLELARPRRPGPGCGLGWSVDEASSLLPAVLPAPHWCDDGLVGMSAVKGSALLAAALAAGGRAGVETEDGGGAMGRFAEDQRWAHPHRTFPSVDDDHAAESGTGAWSVGAIAGALRHVLDEDGGDAWLEDEEGTGAGAFEDEEDGGGEGGLLTGLATDARGRSLAPRLGPEALAGSGRRGKPRGGGWDARNVALLAAELHGNFAWDVEPAARLAAEVLGWEGADPDSAAAAAATLRSPHVGWSAPKTAETLTAMRVASAAGPATNEWPDADEVRWDAHGLVAPMCEALVGEHGWRVSDVLEILDELAVWDVQDACGLVTGLSDWDDVTLASLLDGLITWRGRDREEVATVAATLRAARGWTGGGALGKALGVAAGAVAEGSSEWGLGGGATPEWPPAPPDGHETVEEDDGYAAGAD is encoded by the coding sequence atggcggacgcggcaTCGGCTCCGCTGGACATcaaggcgtccgcggccgcgtccctGCTACGGGACGGCGTGCCcggggaggacgtcggcgccgccgcgggcctcgccAACCCCAACGGCGAAGCTTGGGACCCCGTCTCGTTGGCCCGTCTGGCGGATGCGGTGGTGCGCAAActgcgggcggcggcggcggcggacgcgcgggacgcgggcccgagcgccgacgacgcctggaacgaggacggcggagaggacgagagcggcgacgacgggggttGGTGGGACCCcgagtcgctcgcggcgctcctttgcgcgctcgcgggatcGCACCGCggttcccgcgcgcgtctcggcggcgacatcatCGAACCGAAGGATcaggcgacgctcgcgcacAGTCTCGTTCGCACGCACGAGTGGGAACACGCGAACGTCGGGGACCTACTCTGGTGCATCCACGCGTGCACCAGCGGCGATAGCTCCCCGCTCACCTCCATGGACCGCGTGGAGGaggccgcggaggtggtgctggagctcgcgcgaccgcggaggCCCGGTCCGGGATGCGGCCTCGGATggtccgtcgacgaggcgtcctctctcctccccgccgtgctccccgcgccgcacTGGTGTGACGACGGACTGGTGGGCATGAGCGCGGTGAAGGGaagcgcgctcctcgccgcggcgctcgccgcgggcggacgcgcgggcgtggagacagaggacggcggcggtgccatGGGGCGGTTCGCCGAAGACCAGAGGTGGGCGCATCCTCATCGGACGTTTCCcagcgtcgacgatgaccacgccgcggagtcggggacgggcgcgtggTCCGTCGGagccatcgcgggcgcgttgcGACACGTtctggacgaggacggaggGGATGCCTGGCttgaggacgaggagggaaccggcgcgggcgcctttgaggacgaggaggacgggggcggcgaaggagggctCCTCACGGgcctcgcgacggacgcgcgtgGACGTTCCCTCGCCCCGAGGCTGGgccccgaggcgctcgccggctccggtcgccgcggcaaACCCCGGGGAGGCGGCTGGGACGCGAGAaacgtcgcgctcctcgccgccgaactcCACGGGAACTTCGCGTGGGACGtggagcccgccgcgcggctcgccgccgaggttctcggctgggagggcgccgaccccgactccgcggctgccgcggcggcgacgctccggTCGCCGCACGTGGGATGGAGCGCGCCAAAGACGGCAGAGACTCTCACGGCgatgcgcgtcgcgtccgccgcggggccggcgacgaacgagtggccggacgcggacgaggtgcgGTGGGACGCGCACGGTTTGGTGGCGCCGATgtgcgaggcgctcgtgggcGAACACGGATGGCGAGTGTCGGACGTTTTGGAAATtttggacgagctcgcggttTGGGACGTGCAGGATGCGTGCGGGCTGGTGACTGGCCTGAGCGATTGGGACGACGTaacgctcgcgtcgttgcTCGACGGTCTCATCACGTGGAGAGGGAGGGACcgggaggaggtggcgacggtggcggcgacgctgagGGCCGCGAGGGGGTGGACgggtggcggcgcgctgggGAAAGCGTTGggagtcgcggcgggcgccgtggCTGAAGGGTCGAGCGAGTGGGGTTTGGGAggaggggcgacgccggagtGGCCCCCGGCGCCTCCCGACGGGCACGAGAcggtcgaggaggacgacggatacgccgcgggggcggactGA
- a CDS encoding predicted protein — MSKDHAKAWRERMASRSSAVLAAADRTVVVGASGGRASSSLTVATSASGSAGMTGDGASRPNDANEGFETPFPDAPRASSGDDADDAEDSDAPKGREMCWRCRRVQRLCVCGVVRSIVGDSPIDNKLGITVLQDRIEALKRPFGSAIVAELALEDCTSVWFDTSVPEVVPRPKHLPNKDVGVLWPAPDAATLRRATSNEEGADVPGDGERSSDAGGAPPKHLVVIDTTWHRAKRMYNRIPWVRELPAYVLGENTSRVQYGESVLNDGPAAGEDSKGDSKGEDRDENAGNDSHLSSGNQRRESAYRIRKQPRPGFLSTAECIAAALREAEPAGDDDGFESPGAAGERAARAVEACFDEMIERQIKSFSDPGVKSVRYRSRKRERAAKEAARRANVEGEAKAREGLETLVVAER; from the coding sequence atGTCCAAGGACCATGCCAAGGCGTGGAGGGAGCGtatggcgtcgaggagctcggctgttctcgcggcggcggacagaACGGTCGTGGTGGGAGCGAGCGGCGGacgtgcgtcgtcgtcgctgaccGTCGCGACCTCAGCCTCGGGATCCGCGGGGATGACCGGAGACGGCGCATCGCGACCGAACGACGCGAATGAGGGGTTCGAGACGCCTTTTCCAGACGCGCCGCGTGCttcgagcggcgacgacgccgacgatgcggAGGACTCCGACGCGCCAAAGGGAAGGGAGATGTGCTGGCGGTGCAGGAGGGTCCAGAGGCTGTGCGTgtgcggcgtcgttcgctcCATCGTCGGGGACTCGCCGATCGACAACAAACTAGGCATCACCGTGCTGCAAGACAGGATAGAGGCGCTGAAGAGGCCCTTCGGcagcgccatcgtcgccgaatTGGCGCTCGAGGACTGCACCAGCGTTTGGTTCGACACCTCGGTGCCCGAGGTGGTCCCGAGGCCTAAACACCTTCCGAACAAAGACGTCGGCGTGCTGTGGCccgcacccgacgccgcgacgctgcgCCGTGCGACGTCGAACGAAGAAGGAGCCGACGtccccggggacggcgagcggtcatcggacgccggcggagcTCCTCCCAAGCACCTGGTGGTCATCGACACCACGTGGCACCGAGCCAAGCGGATGTACAACAGGATCCCGTGGGTCCGGGAGCTGCCGGCGTACGTGCTCGGGGAGAACACGTCCAGGGTGCAGTACGGAGAGTCCGTGCTGAACGACGGACCCGCGGCCGGGGAGGATTCCAAAGGGGATTCCAAAGGGGAGGATCGCGACGAAAACGCCGGGAACGATTCCCATCTCTCCTCCGGCAACCAACGGCGGGAGAGCGCGTATCGCATTCGAAAGCAGCCGCGGCCGGGCTTCCTGTCCACGGCGGAgtgcatcgcggcggcgctgcgtGAGGCTGagcccgcgggcgacgacgacgggttcgagTCGCCGGGTGCGGCGGGTGAGagggcggctcgcgcggtggaggcgtgTTTCGACGAGATGATCGAGCGACAGATCAAATCGTTCTCCGACCCCGGGGTGAAGAGCGTCCGTTACAGGTCCAGGAAGAGGGAGAgggccgcgaaggaggctgcgCGGAGGGCGAATGTTGAGGGGGAAGCGAAGGCTCGCGAGGGGTTAGAGACGCTCGTCGTGGCGGAGCGATGA